A window from Ignavibacteriota bacterium encodes these proteins:
- a CDS encoding aromatic ring-hydroxylating dioxygenase subunit alpha — protein sequence MLKNKWYLICPSKDLSNKIISKKILDEDIIIYRTKNGKAVALEDRCCHRNVKLSLGYLNKNNVVCGYHGWEFDCNGSCVLIPSQLPGTKIPPKAVIKKYPIKEFNNWVWVFIGDEEKSKIINPPNILEMNDWDFTYKEHVFEADLEAAAESLIDPYHIKYTHKDSIKHLLGQIKEFPAEFRINILDDGIEGKYFRSNTANVSEKMYFGKESELEVYYRFYYPNISRLEARFKNRTLLILEHFMQVDENKISMMQITLWKNIFGFFPAFGKWFMARKSDKIVNEDIALLKSQKGILDKTKENLHEVSVKGDEVSLAFRKFWRRKLNEEI from the coding sequence ATGCTTAAAAATAAATGGTATTTAATTTGTCCATCAAAAGATTTATCAAACAAAATAATTTCAAAAAAAATTCTTGATGAAGATATAATAATTTATCGCACAAAAAATGGTAAAGCAGTTGCACTTGAAGATAGATGTTGTCACAGAAATGTTAAATTATCTCTTGGATATTTAAATAAAAATAATGTTGTATGCGGTTATCATGGCTGGGAATTTGATTGCAACGGATCTTGCGTTTTAATTCCTTCTCAATTGCCCGGAACTAAAATTCCTCCCAAAGCAGTAATTAAAAAATATCCTATCAAAGAATTCAATAATTGGGTTTGGGTTTTTATTGGTGATGAAGAAAAATCAAAAATAATAAATCCTCCAAATATTTTAGAAATGAATGATTGGGATTTCACATATAAAGAACATGTATTTGAAGCCGATTTGGAAGCCGCTGCGGAAAGTTTGATTGATCCTTATCATATAAAATACACACACAAAGATTCTATCAAACATTTACTTGGACAAATAAAAGAATTTCCTGCGGAGTTTAGAATTAATATTCTAGATGACGGAATTGAAGGAAAATATTTTCGCTCAAATACAGCAAACGTTTCTGAGAAAATGTATTTTGGAAAAGAGTCTGAGTTAGAAGTTTATTACAGATTTTATTATCCTAATATTTCTCGATTAGAAGCAAGATTTAAAAACCGTACACTTTTAATTCTTGAACATTTTATGCAAGTAGATGAAAACAAAATCAGTATGATGCAAATTACATTATGGAAAAATATTTTCGGATTTTTCCCCGCATTTGGAAAATGGTTTATGGCACGAAAATCAGATAAAATTGTTAACGAAGATATTGCTTTGCTAAAATCACAGAAAGGGATTTTAGATAAGACAAAAGAAAATCTTCATGAAGTAAGTGTAAAAGGTGATGAAGTTTCCCTAGCGTTTAGAAAATTTTGGCGAAGAAAACTTAATGAGGAAATTTAA
- a CDS encoding lycopene cyclase domain-containing protein has product MSGPLFFGSLKKFYFLNYWKQALISILISAIPFIIWDILVTNRHWYFAENYTLGIRIFELPIEEILFFLTVPFACLFTWEMLKRFSNTNYLQDFDNVKIFEQKIFTSVISVFNLLLIFIAIVFDKEYTAISLAILIASFFIDKTYGAKLFRRKLFWIYISIVSVFTFIFNGYLTWRPIVTYNEIYQLGFRVFTIPIEDFLFGYALIILSTTIFEKQISANYFAMRKKTK; this is encoded by the coding sequence TTGTCTGGACCACTATTCTTCGGATCATTAAAGAAATTTTACTTTTTAAATTATTGGAAGCAAGCATTAATTTCCATTTTAATTTCTGCAATTCCGTTTATTATTTGGGATATTCTTGTTACAAATCGTCATTGGTATTTTGCGGAAAATTATACTTTGGGAATTAGAATTTTTGAATTGCCGATTGAAGAAATTTTGTTTTTTTTAACAGTTCCTTTTGCGTGTTTATTTACTTGGGAAATGTTGAAAAGATTCTCTAACACAAATTATCTGCAAGATTTTGATAATGTGAAAATCTTTGAACAAAAAATCTTCACCTCGGTAATATCTGTCTTCAATCTTTTACTAATTTTTATAGCTATAGTATTTGATAAAGAATATACAGCAATTTCATTAGCAATTTTAATCGCTTCATTTTTTATTGATAAAACATATGGAGCAAAATTGTTTAGAAGAAAATTATTCTGGATTTATATTTCTATTGTTTCGGTATTCACTTTTATATTTAACGGATATTTGACTTGGAGACCGATTGTAACTTATAACGAAATCTATCAATTAGGATTTAGAGTTTTTACAATTCCTATTGAAGATTTTTTGTTCGGGTATGCGTTAATAATATTATCTACAACAATTTTTGAAAAGCAAATAAGTGCGAATTATTTTGCAATGAGAAAAAAAACCAAGTAA